Proteins encoded in a region of the Spiribacter sp. 1M189 genome:
- a CDS encoding TIGR04211 family SH3 domain-containing protein: MRRWVHAAGMVVVMGLVSLAPAVAQTTAYVTDELEITMRSGQGNDYRIIRLLSSGAQLEVLQRGDTWTRVRTGDDEGWVRSIYLQSEPGAATRLARASEQLERLRQENGQISDTLARVESELETVSTANTELEADNQRMSQRLQEADEGLQLADENKALRKQVIDLERQVQDLSREAERMADRERQDWFIAGAGVIVFGMLLGILVTRIRWRKRSSWGDL, from the coding sequence GTGCGGCGATGGGTACATGCGGCGGGCATGGTGGTGGTGATGGGTCTGGTGAGTCTGGCGCCGGCGGTCGCACAGACAACGGCCTATGTGACCGATGAACTCGAGATCACGATGCGCAGTGGCCAGGGCAATGACTACCGCATCATTCGGTTGCTGAGCTCCGGGGCGCAGCTCGAGGTGCTTCAGCGTGGTGACACCTGGACCCGGGTCCGGACCGGTGACGACGAGGGCTGGGTGCGCAGTATCTACCTGCAGTCCGAGCCCGGCGCCGCCACCCGGCTAGCCCGTGCCAGCGAACAGCTCGAGCGGCTGCGTCAGGAAAACGGACAAATATCCGACACCCTGGCCAGAGTGGAATCGGAACTGGAAACCGTGAGCACCGCCAATACCGAACTCGAGGCGGATAACCAGCGGATGTCCCAGCGCCTTCAGGAGGCTGATGAAGGATTGCAGCTCGCCGACGAGAACAAGGCCCTGCGCAAGCAGGTCATCGATCTGGAGCGTCAGGTTCAGGACCTCTCCCGCGAAGCCGAGCGCATGGCCGACCGCGAGCGCCAGGACTGGTTTATCGCCGGGGCGGGCGTGATCGTATTCGGCATGCTGCTGGGGATCCTCGTCACCCGCATCCGCTGGCGCAAGCGCAGCAGCTGGGGAGACCTCTAG
- a CDS encoding 5-formyltetrahydrofolate cyclo-ligase has translation MSITTERKQTLRARLRAQRQAIEAGTAQWAARMAAIRVMRLAAWRRARRIAVYLAADGEIDPHPLVKAAWRTGKQVYLPVIRPARGERGRRAARQRGHLIFRRYDRNTPLHPGLLGIPEPAGRPHPTCSLAAIDLLIMPLVGFDEAGHRLGMGGGFYDRTLGVRGRFRRPICLGLAHACQKQPSIPHDSWDQPLDICVTDCETIFC, from the coding sequence ATGAGCATCACCACCGAGCGCAAGCAGACGCTGCGCGCCCGGCTGAGGGCGCAGCGCCAGGCCATCGAGGCCGGCACCGCCCAATGGGCCGCCCGCATGGCCGCCATACGGGTGATGCGCCTGGCTGCCTGGCGGCGGGCCCGGCGCATTGCGGTTTACCTGGCGGCCGACGGTGAAATCGATCCACACCCGCTGGTCAAGGCCGCATGGCGGACTGGTAAACAGGTCTATCTGCCGGTCATCCGACCCGCGCGGGGCGAGCGCGGGCGACGGGCCGCCCGGCAGCGCGGACATCTGATCTTTCGCCGCTATGACCGCAACACGCCGCTGCATCCAGGCCTGTTGGGGATTCCCGAGCCGGCCGGCCGCCCCCATCCCACCTGCTCCCTGGCCGCCATCGACCTGCTGATCATGCCACTGGTCGGTTTTGACGAAGCCGGTCATCGCCTCGGCATGGGCGGTGGTTTCTATGATCGCACCTTAGGCGTTCGGGGCCGATTTCGCCGGCCGATCTGCCTCGGTCTGGCCCATGCCTGTCAGAAACAGCCAAGCATTCCCCACGATTCATGGGATCAGCCACTGGATATCTGTGTCACCGATTGCGAGACGATTTTCTGTTAA
- a CDS encoding dihydrofolate reductase produces MQITLVVAMSENRVIGRNNDLPWRLPDDMRHFVALTRGKPIVMGRRNFESIGRPLPNRQNIVMTRDATWSADGVEAVRTLDEAIAAAGDAPELMVIGGAEIYAAFLPIADHIELTRVRAELEGDTWFPAFEGPDWALQQTTHHPVDAEHAWPMDFETWVRVNR; encoded by the coding sequence ATGCAGATCACGCTCGTGGTGGCAATGAGCGAGAACCGGGTCATCGGCCGCAACAACGACCTGCCCTGGCGGCTGCCCGATGACATGCGGCATTTCGTGGCACTGACCCGCGGCAAGCCCATCGTCATGGGCCGGCGCAACTTCGAGTCGATCGGCCGGCCCCTGCCCAACCGGCAGAACATCGTCATGACGCGGGATGCGACCTGGTCCGCCGACGGCGTGGAGGCGGTCCGGACCCTGGACGAGGCGATCGCCGCGGCGGGCGATGCCCCGGAGCTGATGGTCATCGGCGGCGCCGAGATCTACGCCGCTTTCCTGCCCATCGCCGACCACATCGAGCTGACCCGGGTGCGCGCGGAGCTGGAGGGAGATACCTGGTTCCCGGCCTTCGAGGGCCCGGACTGGGCCCTACAACAGACCACGCATCACCCGGTCGATGCCGAGCATGCCTGGCCGATGGATTTCGAGACGTGGGTGCGGGTTAATCGCTGA
- a CDS encoding TIGR02449 family protein, with protein MVDSVSEQVMQLEQRVERLIRLCDQLRDENRVLLRAQESLNAERAALLDKNETARARIEAMISRLKALEHNG; from the coding sequence GTGGTTGATTCCGTTAGCGAACAGGTCATGCAACTGGAACAGCGCGTGGAGCGGCTCATACGGCTCTGCGATCAGCTGCGTGACGAGAACCGCGTACTGCTCCGCGCCCAGGAATCGCTCAACGCGGAACGCGCGGCACTGTTGGACAAGAATGAGACCGCCAGAGCGCGGATCGAGGCCATGATCAGTCGGCTCAAGGCACTGGAGCATAACGGATGA
- a CDS encoding UPF0149 family protein — MNDSERYDEVAAALAGVDANLSAAEAQGMLCGLFCSPETPEAARWIAQVLDGLSPKGEPAREVLEALSNLYQDTRDRLENDSLEFDLLLPDDEQPIGRRATALGQWCEGFLFGLGLAGSHDPARLPREANEVISDLTEIARVDADAEADEDSEIAYTELVEYLRAATLLVREHTALPSSARPADNGSPAGPDILH; from the coding sequence ATGAATGATTCCGAGCGCTATGACGAAGTAGCGGCTGCTCTGGCGGGTGTGGACGCCAACCTTTCGGCGGCCGAGGCACAGGGCATGCTCTGCGGCCTTTTCTGCAGCCCCGAGACACCGGAGGCGGCCCGTTGGATCGCGCAGGTGCTGGATGGCCTCTCGCCCAAGGGGGAACCGGCCAGGGAAGTACTGGAGGCGCTGTCCAATCTCTACCAGGACACCCGTGACCGGCTCGAGAACGACAGCCTCGAGTTCGATCTGCTGCTCCCCGACGACGAGCAGCCCATCGGTCGGCGCGCCACCGCCCTCGGCCAGTGGTGCGAGGGCTTTCTGTTCGGCCTTGGTCTGGCCGGGAGTCACGATCCAGCCAGGCTGCCGCGCGAGGCCAATGAGGTGATTAGCGATCTGACCGAGATCGCGCGGGTCGATGCCGACGCCGAGGCAGATGAGGACAGCGAAATCGCCTACACCGAGCTGGTCGAATACCTGCGTGCGGCCACGCTGCTCGTACGCGAGCATACGGCGCTGCCCTCTTCTGCGCGTCCCGCGGACAACGGCAGCCCCGCCGGACCGGATATTCTGCATTAG
- the cysQ gene encoding 3'(2'),5'-bisphosphate nucleotidase CysQ, whose protein sequence is MNTTDIDRLSEAAIDIAESAGREILSIYASGFEVEAKADDSPLTTADNAAHHLIVEQLGELTPDIPVISEEGGIPAYEARRDWPRYWLVDPLDGTREFVKRNGEFTVNIALIEHQAPAIGVVHAPVLSTTWMGILWPVADGDSGTQLCRAERRDAEGRHDIRTRRVDTDRLTVVVSRSHRHPRVEELLQRLPEFETRSMGSSLKFCLVAEGAADCYPRFGPTSEWDSAAAQCVVEAAGGVVMRPDGVPLRYNAKESTLNPNFVVLGDPDWRWAEYLQGLPVDER, encoded by the coding sequence ATGAACACAACGGACATCGATCGCCTCAGCGAGGCCGCCATTGATATTGCCGAGTCGGCGGGCCGCGAGATCCTGTCGATCTATGCGAGCGGCTTCGAGGTCGAGGCGAAAGCCGACGACTCGCCGCTGACAACAGCGGACAACGCCGCCCACCACTTGATTGTCGAGCAGCTGGGCGAATTGACCCCGGATATCCCGGTGATCTCGGAGGAGGGGGGCATCCCTGCGTATGAAGCGCGCCGCGACTGGCCGCGCTACTGGCTGGTGGATCCGCTCGATGGCACGCGGGAGTTCGTCAAGCGCAACGGCGAGTTCACCGTGAACATCGCGCTCATCGAACACCAGGCACCGGCGATCGGGGTCGTCCATGCCCCGGTTCTATCCACCACCTGGATGGGCATTCTCTGGCCCGTTGCCGACGGCGATTCCGGGACCCAGCTCTGTCGGGCCGAGCGTCGCGACGCCGAGGGCCGCCACGATATCCGTACCCGCCGCGTGGATACCGACCGTCTGACCGTCGTCGTAAGCCGCTCGCACCGGCATCCTCGCGTGGAGGAACTCCTCCAGCGGCTGCCCGAATTCGAGACGCGCTCGATGGGCAGCTCATTGAAGTTCTGCCTGGTGGCCGAGGGCGCGGCGGACTGCTATCCGCGCTTCGGGCCGACTTCCGAGTGGGACAGTGCCGCCGCCCAGTGCGTCGTCGAGGCCGCCGGAGGCGTCGTCATGCGCCCCGATGGGGTGCCACTGCGCTACAACGCCAAGGAATCCACCCTCAACCCCAATTTCGTCGTCCTGGGCGACCCCGACTGGCGCTGGGCGGAATACCTTCAAGGCCTGCCGGTGGACGAGCGCTGA
- the trxA gene encoding thioredoxin TrxA, whose product MSDNIVHVSDANFESEVINSDQPVLVDYWAEWCGPCKMIAPILEEVAGSFEGKLKIAKLNIDENPETPPKYGIRGIPTLMLFKNGGVEATKVGALSKAQLSAFIDSNL is encoded by the coding sequence GTGAGCGACAACATCGTCCACGTCTCCGACGCCAACTTTGAGTCTGAAGTCATCAACTCCGATCAACCGGTCCTGGTGGACTATTGGGCGGAGTGGTGCGGCCCCTGCAAGATGATCGCGCCGATCCTCGAGGAAGTGGCCGGCAGCTTTGAGGGTAAGCTCAAGATCGCCAAGCTGAACATCGATGAGAACCCGGAAACTCCGCCGAAGTACGGTATCCGTGGCATTCCCACGCTGATGCTGTTCAAGAACGGCGGTGTCGAGGCGACCAAGGTGGGTGCCCTTTCCAAGGCGCAGCTCTCCGCCTTCATCGACAGCAACCTCTAG
- a CDS encoding glucosaminidase domain-containing protein — MDNDKTKSSPLRTLIEATPLGAIALILALWWLGWPGIANSDGKVPPLEPVYASSAERLEAVFSQAGYFWPANQVPPLTVQYFPDDLSDTPTETRKSLFFRTLLPLVLAENTRIEMQRSELKQAINEDLPEQRRVNIIKRLAGEYDVDGDPLAKETADTLMNRIDTVPASLALAQAAIESGWGTSRFARQGNNLFGEWTWQASEGLKPRDRAKGADHYVRVFDDLRDSVRSYLNNLNSHEAYQRFRSLRARAAEAGREMTPTEMTAGLEKYSQRGWAYVKEVREMISGNGLEQAVANARLSDIPERLALR, encoded by the coding sequence ATGGATAACGACAAAACAAAGAGCTCTCCTCTGCGAACGCTCATTGAAGCGACTCCACTGGGTGCAATCGCCCTCATCCTTGCCCTCTGGTGGCTTGGCTGGCCCGGCATTGCCAATAGCGACGGCAAGGTGCCGCCACTGGAGCCGGTTTACGCCAGCAGCGCGGAGCGACTCGAGGCGGTTTTCTCGCAGGCGGGTTACTTCTGGCCGGCTAACCAGGTGCCGCCCCTGACGGTGCAGTATTTCCCGGACGATCTCTCGGATACCCCCACCGAGACCCGCAAGTCGCTGTTCTTCCGCACGCTGCTTCCGCTGGTACTGGCGGAGAATACCCGCATCGAAATGCAGCGCAGCGAACTCAAGCAGGCCATCAACGAGGACCTGCCGGAACAGCGCAGGGTCAACATCATCAAGCGCCTCGCCGGGGAATATGACGTCGACGGCGATCCGCTCGCCAAGGAAACGGCCGATACCCTCATGAACCGCATCGATACCGTGCCGGCCTCACTGGCACTGGCGCAGGCGGCGATTGAGAGCGGCTGGGGCACATCGCGGTTCGCACGCCAGGGCAACAACCTGTTCGGCGAGTGGACCTGGCAGGCCAGCGAAGGCCTGAAGCCCCGCGACCGGGCCAAGGGGGCTGACCATTACGTCCGGGTCTTCGATGACCTGCGCGACTCCGTGCGCAGCTATCTCAACAACCTCAACAGCCACGAGGCCTACCAGCGCTTCCGTTCGCTTCGGGCGCGAGCTGCCGAGGCGGGGCGGGAGATGACACCCACCGAGATGACCGCAGGGCTGGAGAAGTATTCCCAGCGTGGATGGGCCTATGTAAAGGAAGTCCGGGAAATGATCAGCGGCAACGGTCTGGAACAGGCGGTGGCCAATGCACGGCTCTCGGACATTCCGGAACGCCTGGCCCTTCGCTAG
- a CDS encoding EVE domain-containing protein has protein sequence MAYWLMKSEPDVYGIDHLAAEPDGTEHWDGIRNYQVRNMFRDQFQPGDQAFFYHSNTKVPGIVGIMEVVSEAYPDHTAFDPDEKYYDPKSDPDNPRWLMVDVRYIRHLDRIIPLSELKAEPALSEMRLVQRGNRLSVMPLSESEWDHILEMEQRDTSDNG, from the coding sequence ATGGCTTACTGGTTGATGAAGTCCGAGCCGGATGTCTACGGCATCGATCATCTGGCGGCGGAACCCGATGGAACAGAGCACTGGGACGGCATCCGCAACTACCAGGTGCGCAATATGTTCCGGGATCAGTTCCAGCCGGGAGATCAGGCGTTCTTCTACCACTCCAATACCAAAGTGCCGGGCATTGTCGGCATCATGGAGGTAGTCAGCGAGGCCTATCCGGATCACACCGCATTCGACCCGGACGAAAAGTACTATGACCCTAAAAGCGATCCGGACAACCCCAGATGGCTGATGGTGGATGTGCGCTATATCAGACATCTGGACCGAATTATCCCGTTGTCGGAACTCAAGGCGGAGCCCGCTCTGTCTGAAATGCGTCTCGTCCAGCGCGGTAACCGGCTGTCCGTGATGCCGTTAAGCGAATCGGAATGGGACCATATCCTCGAAATGGAACAACGGGATACGTCAGACAATGGATAA
- a CDS encoding thymidylate synthase — protein MQQYLDLLRHVRDHGIEKSDRTGTGTRSVFGWQMRFDLAEGFPVVTTKKLHLRSIIHELLWFLAGDSNIRYLKENGVRIWDEWADENGDLGPIYGVQWRSWPAPDGRKIDQIAQVIEQIRHNPDSRRHIVTAWNPAEVDRMGLPPCHVLFQFYVAGGRLSCQLYQRSADLFLGVPFNIASYALLTHMVAQVTGLAPGEFVHTFGDAHLYVNHLEQADRQLAREPLPLPTLRLNPDITNLFDFRFEDIALEGYQSHPHIAAPVAV, from the coding sequence ATGCAACAGTACCTGGACCTTCTCCGCCACGTCCGTGACCACGGCATCGAGAAATCCGATCGCACCGGGACGGGAACCCGATCGGTGTTCGGCTGGCAGATGCGCTTTGACCTGGCCGAGGGTTTCCCGGTGGTCACCACCAAGAAACTGCATCTGCGATCGATCATCCACGAGCTGCTCTGGTTCCTGGCGGGTGACAGCAATATCCGCTACCTGAAGGAAAACGGTGTCAGGATCTGGGATGAATGGGCCGACGAAAATGGCGACCTGGGGCCCATCTATGGCGTGCAGTGGCGCTCATGGCCCGCTCCAGATGGCCGGAAAATCGACCAGATCGCCCAGGTCATCGAACAGATCCGGCACAATCCGGATTCGCGCCGGCATATCGTGACCGCCTGGAACCCGGCCGAAGTCGACCGCATGGGACTCCCGCCCTGCCATGTGCTTTTCCAGTTCTACGTCGCCGGTGGCCGGCTCTCCTGCCAGCTCTATCAGCGCAGTGCCGACCTGTTCCTTGGCGTGCCGTTCAATATCGCCTCCTATGCGCTGCTCACCCACATGGTGGCGCAGGTCACCGGGCTGGCGCCGGGCGAGTTCGTGCATACCTTCGGTGATGCCCACCTCTATGTGAATCACCTGGAGCAGGCCGACCGACAGCTGGCACGTGAACCACTGCCGCTGCCGACGCTGCGCCTGAATCCGGACATCACGAACCTGTTCGATTTCCGGTTCGAGGACATCGCCCTTGAGGGGTACCAGTCACATCCGCATATCGCCGCCCCGGTGGCGGTGTAG
- the argA gene encoding amino-acid N-acetyltransferase, translated as MNDSLGHLVDWFRHSSPFIHAHRGRTFVVSVGGEALTEGTAAGLVHDLALLSGLGIRLVVVPGARPQIEERLSHQGATIRYVNGLRVTDADALACVRDAVGSVRLELEALFSMGLANSPMAGLRLQVASGNFVTARPLGVRDGVDYLQTGEVRRIDTTAIRQRLDDGAVVLLSPLGVSPTGEQFNLYAEDVAVAAARGLRADKLLFLHEGEGLVDAHGEAIGELTVEQARDWLEPGNMADSPVIAQLARAVAACRGGVARVHLLPRARDGAILGELFSRDGVGTLVTPRAFERLRTAGVEDISGILALIAPLEADGTLVRRTRERLETEIGDFTVVEREGTVVACAALHPIPETNAAEVACLVVHPDYRGGQRGRQLLRRLEDDARAAGREWLFVLTTRTAHWFQEQGFAPAPVDALPASRQAFYNLGRSSRVLSKPIG; from the coding sequence ATGAATGATTCCCTGGGCCATCTGGTGGACTGGTTCCGCCACAGCTCCCCCTTTATCCATGCTCACCGGGGGCGCACTTTCGTGGTCAGTGTCGGTGGTGAGGCACTGACTGAAGGGACGGCGGCCGGCCTGGTGCATGATCTGGCTCTGCTAAGTGGGCTCGGTATCCGCCTGGTGGTTGTCCCGGGGGCACGTCCGCAGATCGAAGAGCGCCTCAGCCATCAGGGTGCCACCATTCGTTACGTCAACGGCCTGCGGGTGACCGATGCTGACGCGCTCGCCTGCGTGCGCGACGCCGTCGGCAGCGTGCGGCTCGAACTCGAGGCGCTGTTCTCGATGGGGCTCGCCAATTCACCTATGGCTGGCCTGCGCCTGCAGGTCGCCAGCGGCAACTTCGTGACCGCGCGGCCGCTCGGAGTCCGAGACGGGGTGGACTATCTACAGACCGGTGAGGTGAGGCGTATTGATACCACGGCCATCCGCCAGCGACTCGACGATGGCGCAGTGGTGCTGTTGAGTCCGCTCGGCGTTTCGCCCACGGGGGAGCAGTTCAACCTTTATGCCGAAGATGTCGCGGTCGCGGCCGCTCGCGGTCTGCGGGCAGATAAGCTGCTGTTCCTGCACGAAGGTGAAGGGTTGGTGGATGCCCACGGCGAGGCCATCGGCGAGCTTACCGTCGAGCAGGCACGAGACTGGCTGGAGCCGGGGAATATGGCTGATTCGCCGGTCATCGCCCAGCTCGCCCGTGCCGTCGCCGCCTGCCGAGGCGGTGTCGCGCGGGTCCATCTGCTGCCGCGGGCCCGTGATGGCGCCATCCTCGGTGAGCTGTTCAGCCGGGATGGTGTCGGCACGCTGGTGACGCCCCGGGCGTTCGAGCGGCTGCGCACCGCCGGCGTTGAGGACATTAGCGGCATCCTGGCGCTGATTGCCCCGCTCGAGGCGGACGGTACCCTCGTGCGGCGCACCCGGGAGCGGCTGGAGACCGAAATCGGCGATTTTACGGTAGTGGAGCGCGAGGGAACGGTCGTGGCCTGCGCGGCGCTGCACCCGATCCCCGAGACGAATGCCGCGGAGGTTGCCTGCCTGGTGGTGCATCCGGACTACCGAGGCGGCCAGAGAGGCCGGCAGCTGCTGCGCAGACTGGAGGATGACGCCCGCGCCGCCGGTCGTGAGTGGCTTTTCGTGCTCACCACGCGAACCGCCCACTGGTTCCAGGAACAGGGCTTTGCGCCGGCGCCAGTGGATGCCCTGCCCGCGAGCCGCCAGGCCTTTTACAACCTCGGCCGCAGCTCGCGGGTGCTGAGTAAGCCGATCGGCTAG
- the rho gene encoding transcription termination factor Rho has product MNLTELKQKPAAELVELAQSLGIENMARSRKQDVIFSLLKAHAKKGEDIWGDGVLEILQDGFGFLRSTTSSYMAGPDDIYVSPSQIRRFSLRTGDTISGKIRPPKEGERYFALLKVDQINFEKPEAAKHKVLFENLTPLFPKERLTLERGNGSTEDLTARVIDLSAPIGKGQRALIVSPPKAGKTMLLQNIAQSITANNPEAYVIVLLIDERPEEVTEMERTVRGEVVSSTFDEPANRHVQVAEMVIEKAKRLVEHKRDVVIMLDSITRLARAYNTVVPSSGKVLTGGVDANALHRPKRFFGAARNIEEGGSLSIIATSLIETGSRMDDVIYEEFKGTGNMEVHLDRRIAEKRIYPAININRSGTRREELLMTPEELQKVWILRKLLHPMDELAAIEFLLDKLKDTKTNNEFFQAMKR; this is encoded by the coding sequence ATGAATCTCACCGAACTCAAGCAGAAGCCAGCCGCCGAACTCGTCGAGCTGGCCCAGTCCCTCGGCATCGAGAACATGGCCCGCTCTCGTAAGCAGGATGTCATCTTCTCGCTGCTCAAGGCCCATGCCAAGAAGGGCGAAGACATCTGGGGCGACGGCGTCCTGGAGATCCTGCAGGACGGCTTCGGGTTCCTGCGCTCCACCACCAGCTCCTACATGGCCGGGCCCGACGACATTTACGTCTCGCCCAGCCAGATCCGCCGCTTCAGCCTGCGCACCGGCGACACCATCTCCGGGAAGATCCGCCCGCCCAAGGAGGGCGAGCGCTACTTCGCGCTGCTCAAGGTCGATCAGATCAACTTCGAGAAGCCGGAGGCGGCGAAGCATAAGGTTCTGTTCGAGAACCTCACGCCGCTGTTCCCCAAGGAACGGCTGACCCTTGAGCGCGGAAACGGATCCACCGAGGATCTGACCGCCCGGGTCATCGATCTGTCCGCGCCCATCGGCAAGGGGCAGCGTGCGCTGATCGTCTCGCCGCCCAAGGCCGGCAAGACCATGCTGCTGCAGAACATTGCGCAGTCCATCACGGCGAATAATCCCGAGGCTTACGTCATCGTGCTGCTCATCGACGAGCGCCCGGAGGAAGTCACCGAGATGGAGCGCACCGTGCGGGGTGAAGTAGTGTCGTCGACTTTCGACGAGCCGGCCAACCGCCACGTCCAGGTCGCCGAGATGGTGATTGAGAAGGCCAAGCGCCTGGTCGAGCACAAGCGTGACGTGGTCATCATGCTCGACTCCATCACCCGTCTGGCGCGGGCCTACAACACGGTGGTGCCGAGCTCCGGCAAGGTGCTGACCGGTGGCGTGGATGCCAATGCGCTTCATCGTCCCAAGCGTTTCTTCGGCGCCGCCCGCAATATCGAGGAGGGCGGCAGCCTGAGCATCATCGCCACCTCGCTGATCGAGACCGGCTCGCGCATGGACGATGTGATCTATGAGGAGTTCAAGGGCACCGGCAACATGGAGGTTCACCTCGACCGCCGTATCGCCGAGAAGCGCATCTATCCGGCCATCAACATCAATCGCTCCGGTACGCGCCGTGAGGAGCTGCTGATGACCCCGGAGGAGCTCCAGAAGGTCTGGATCCTGCGCAAGCTCCTGCATCCCATGGATGAGCTCGCGGCCATCGAATTCCTGCTCGACAAGCTCAAGGACACGAAGACCAACAACGAGTTTTTCCAGGCCATGAAGCGCTAG
- the lgt gene encoding prolipoprotein diacylglyceryl transferase — MLHYPDIDPVAISLGPLDIHWYGVMYAVGFGLAWWLGRLRARRPDTPIKPSQMDDLLLFGAIGVVVGGRVGYALFYSGGAVWNDPLSLLRLWEGGMAFHGGLIGVILMMAWYAWRQGIRPLALGDFVAPLIPPGLAAGRLGNFINGELWGAPTQLPWGMVYPPLGPSPRHPSQLYEMALEGIVLFVVVWWFSSRPRPTGMVTGLFLAGYGVARFSVEFVRLPDAHIGYLLGGWLTMGQLLSLPMILAGLGLMAWAARRR, encoded by the coding sequence ATGCTGCATTACCCCGATATCGACCCGGTCGCCATTTCACTCGGCCCGCTGGACATCCACTGGTACGGCGTCATGTACGCCGTCGGCTTCGGGCTGGCGTGGTGGCTGGGGCGACTGCGGGCACGTCGACCGGACACACCCATCAAGCCGTCGCAGATGGACGATCTGTTGCTGTTCGGCGCCATCGGTGTGGTAGTCGGCGGCCGCGTCGGCTATGCGCTGTTCTATAGCGGCGGGGCGGTCTGGAACGATCCGCTCTCGCTGCTCCGCCTCTGGGAAGGGGGCATGGCCTTCCATGGCGGACTCATTGGCGTGATCCTGATGATGGCGTGGTATGCCTGGCGCCAGGGGATCCGTCCGCTGGCGCTGGGCGACTTTGTCGCGCCGCTCATCCCGCCGGGCCTGGCGGCGGGCCGGCTTGGCAACTTCATCAACGGCGAGCTCTGGGGCGCACCGACCCAACTGCCCTGGGGCATGGTCTATCCGCCGCTGGGGCCTTCCCCACGACACCCCTCACAGCTCTATGAAATGGCACTGGAGGGGATCGTGCTCTTCGTGGTGGTGTGGTGGTTCTCAAGCCGTCCGCGGCCCACCGGCATGGTGACGGGCCTGTTCCTCGCCGGCTACGGCGTCGCCCGATTCAGCGTGGAGTTCGTGCGCCTGCCGGACGCGCACATCGGTTACCTGCTGGGCGGCTGGTTGACCATGGGTCAGCTGCTTTCCCTGCCGATGATCCTGGCGGGACTCGGCCTGATGGCCTGGGCGGCGCGTCGCCGCTGA
- a CDS encoding cell division protein ZapA yields the protein MSEPVKVSILDREFMVAAPAEERDGLLESARQLDARMREIRDAGKIVGMDRIAIMAALNITHEMLQAQNHAAGAEVIETRLRDLDARIDDYLDGVEVPAELQRR from the coding sequence ATGAGCGAACCGGTCAAGGTCAGCATCCTCGATCGCGAATTCATGGTCGCCGCCCCCGCCGAGGAGCGTGATGGCCTGCTGGAGTCGGCCCGTCAGCTTGACGCCCGCATGCGCGAAATCCGCGACGCCGGAAAGATCGTCGGCATGGACCGCATCGCGATCATGGCGGCCCTCAACATCACCCATGAGATGCTCCAGGCGCAGAATCACGCAGCCGGCGCAGAGGTGATCGAGACCCGGCTGCGCGACCTGGATGCACGCATCGATGACTACCTCGATGGCGTCGAGGTGCCAGCAGAGCTGCAGCGCCGCTAG